Proteins co-encoded in one Diaminobutyricimonas sp. LJ205 genomic window:
- a CDS encoding PP2C family serine/threonine-protein phosphatase → MRFDVELGLPSASARFRVFAASDIGAVRRVNEDSFRAAPPVFVVADGMGGHNFGDQASQQAIATFADAFEPQSVATPQQVLDTIREANAAVIALADAAGGVSGTTLSGVALVETQPGASYHWMIFNVGDSRVYRWDGRTLGQLTVDHSVVQELVDEGVISAHEAATHPERNVITRALGGAAAVDPDVWLVQVSAEDTFLICSDGLTRELDDREIARFLAEHADGDHEPIADRLVRAAVAAGGADNVTVVVVESSFRGVAADGADETVDRYPLHPFLEDTRPRP, encoded by the coding sequence ATGCGCTTTGATGTCGAGCTCGGACTGCCTTCGGCATCCGCTCGGTTCCGGGTTTTCGCCGCCTCAGATATCGGTGCCGTGCGCCGGGTGAACGAGGACAGCTTCCGGGCCGCCCCGCCGGTGTTCGTGGTGGCAGACGGAATGGGCGGTCACAACTTCGGCGACCAGGCCAGCCAGCAGGCGATCGCGACCTTCGCGGATGCGTTCGAGCCGCAGTCGGTGGCGACACCGCAGCAAGTGCTCGACACGATTCGAGAGGCCAATGCTGCGGTCATCGCTCTGGCCGATGCAGCTGGAGGGGTGTCGGGCACGACGCTGAGCGGTGTCGCCCTGGTCGAGACGCAGCCCGGCGCGAGCTACCACTGGATGATCTTCAACGTCGGCGACTCCCGCGTGTATCGCTGGGACGGCCGCACCCTCGGCCAGCTCACCGTCGATCACTCGGTCGTGCAGGAACTCGTCGATGAGGGCGTGATCTCCGCACACGAGGCGGCGACGCATCCGGAGCGCAATGTGATCACCAGGGCGCTGGGCGGCGCAGCCGCAGTCGATCCGGACGTCTGGCTGGTGCAGGTCTCCGCGGAGGACACCTTCCTGATCTGCTCAGACGGTCTCACGCGCGAGTTGGACGACCGCGAGATTGCCCGCTTCCTCGCCGAGCACGCAGACGGTGACCATGAACCGATCGCCGACCGGCTGGTGCGCGCGGCGGTGGCGGCCGGCGGTGCCGACAATGTCACCGTCGTGGTCGTCGAGTCAAGCTTCCGCGGTGTCGCCGCGGACGGGGCTGACGAAACCGTCGACCGCTACCCTCTTCACCCCTTCCTGGAAGACACGAGACCGAGGCCATGA
- a CDS encoding TerC family protein: MESTLPAWFEIGSLVVLTLIIVFDLVLAFKRPHIPSVKESSLWIAFYVGLALIFAALMFMLGDAEQGGQFLAGWLTEYSLSVDNLFVFVLIMAKFSVPRKYQQEALMVGIILALIFRGVFILLGAQLIESFSWIFYIFGAFLVYTAWNQAFTGHEDEEDSENKLIAFLRRRINITEEFHGPKVRVVKDGKKVFTPMIIVFIALGTTDLIFAIDSIPAIFGITQNAFIVFTANIFALMGLRQLYFLLGDLIDRLVYLKYGIAFILAFIGVKLFFHAMHVNELPFINGGNPIEWAPEINTWISLGVIIVSMAVATIASLIKLRRSPLEVKLGAPAVGSDDDTAADAQTDTPTDTQTDTVEKKPLD; this comes from the coding sequence GTGGAATCCACCCTTCCCGCTTGGTTCGAAATCGGCTCGCTTGTCGTGCTGACGCTGATCATCGTTTTCGATCTGGTGCTCGCCTTCAAGCGCCCGCACATTCCATCGGTGAAGGAGTCCAGCCTCTGGATCGCCTTCTACGTCGGGTTGGCGCTGATCTTCGCCGCGCTGATGTTCATGCTCGGCGACGCGGAACAGGGCGGACAGTTCCTGGCCGGCTGGCTCACCGAGTACAGCTTGAGCGTCGACAACTTATTCGTCTTCGTGCTGATCATGGCGAAGTTCTCGGTGCCGAGGAAGTATCAGCAGGAAGCGCTGATGGTGGGCATCATCCTTGCGCTCATCTTCCGCGGAGTCTTCATTCTGCTCGGCGCCCAGCTCATCGAAAGCTTCAGCTGGATCTTCTACATCTTCGGCGCCTTCCTCGTCTACACCGCCTGGAACCAGGCCTTCACCGGGCACGAGGACGAAGAGGACAGCGAGAACAAGCTGATCGCGTTCCTCCGTCGGCGGATCAACATCACCGAGGAGTTCCACGGCCCGAAGGTGCGCGTGGTGAAGGACGGCAAGAAGGTCTTCACCCCGATGATCATCGTCTTCATCGCGCTGGGAACGACCGACCTCATTTTCGCGATCGACTCGATCCCGGCGATCTTCGGCATCACCCAGAACGCGTTCATCGTGTTCACGGCGAACATCTTCGCGCTGATGGGTCTGCGCCAGCTCTACTTCCTGCTCGGTGACCTGATCGACCGCCTCGTCTACCTCAAGTACGGCATCGCATTCATCCTCGCCTTCATCGGCGTGAAGCTGTTCTTCCACGCGATGCACGTCAATGAGCTGCCATTCATCAACGGTGGCAACCCGATCGAGTGGGCACCGGAGATCAACACCTGGATCTCGCTCGGCGTCATCATCGTCTCGATGGCCGTGGCCACGATCGCGAGCCTGATCAAGCTGCGCCGCAGCCCGCTCGAGGTGAAGCTCGGCGCGCCGGCCGTCGGCAGCGACGACGACACCGCGGCGGACGCGCAGACCGACACCCCGACCGACACGCAGACCGACACGGTTGAGAAGAAGCCCCTCGACTGA
- a CDS encoding GntR family transcriptional regulator yields the protein MDASRPIFMQIAELIENDIISGTLPEETQVPSTNEFAVFYRINPATAGKGVNLLVDAGVLYKKRGIGMFVAEGARDRLIATRRDRFTTEFIQPLLIEARKLGISTSQLATIIQTEEIAS from the coding sequence ATGGATGCTTCGCGACCGATCTTCATGCAGATCGCCGAGCTGATCGAGAACGACATCATCTCCGGCACTCTTCCCGAAGAGACCCAGGTTCCTTCGACGAACGAGTTCGCGGTGTTCTACCGCATCAACCCGGCGACAGCCGGCAAGGGCGTGAACCTGCTCGTCGATGCGGGAGTGCTCTACAAGAAGAGAGGGATCGGCATGTTCGTCGCCGAGGGCGCTCGCGATCGGCTGATCGCGACTCGCCGTGACCGTTTCACCACCGAGTTCATCCAGCCACTGCTGATCGAGGCCAGGAAGCTGGGCATCTCGACAAGCCAGCTGGCCACCATCATCCAAACCGAGGAGATCGCATCGTGA
- a CDS encoding ABC transporter ATP-binding protein — MVTATTAVRVNGLTRRFGSLTAVDDATFSIESGSIVGLLGRNGAGKTTMMQLLTGQDFATAGNIEVFGQHPVENASVLQHVSFIKESQKYPEDFKPKHVLAAAPWFFENWDAEYAERLVDEFRLPLNRRIKKLSRGQLSSIGVIVGLASRAPLTFFDEPYLGLDAVARQAFYDELLADYARHPRTVVLSTHLIDEVSDLLAHVLVIDHGRIIVDQDAESLRGSATTVVGTRAAVEAFVAGREILHRDGIGGLASVTVTSLTPEERHTAIDAGLELTPVSLQQLVVQKTRTPLTEIGD, encoded by the coding sequence ATCGTGACCGCCACCACCGCCGTAAGAGTGAACGGCCTGACTCGTCGCTTCGGCAGCCTGACCGCCGTCGATGACGCGACATTCAGTATCGAATCAGGCAGCATCGTCGGTCTGCTGGGCCGCAACGGTGCTGGAAAGACGACCATGATGCAGTTGCTCACCGGTCAGGACTTCGCAACCGCCGGCAACATCGAGGTCTTCGGCCAGCATCCGGTTGAGAATGCCTCTGTGCTGCAGCACGTCTCCTTCATCAAGGAGAGCCAGAAATACCCCGAAGACTTCAAGCCGAAGCACGTGCTCGCGGCAGCGCCCTGGTTCTTTGAGAACTGGGATGCCGAGTACGCCGAGCGGCTGGTCGACGAGTTCCGGCTGCCCCTGAATCGGCGGATCAAGAAACTGTCCCGCGGCCAGCTGTCGTCGATCGGCGTCATCGTCGGCCTCGCGTCGCGTGCCCCGCTGACCTTCTTCGATGAGCCGTACCTCGGGCTCGACGCGGTCGCCCGGCAGGCCTTCTACGATGAACTGCTCGCCGACTACGCCCGGCACCCGCGCACCGTCGTGCTGTCCACCCACCTGATCGACGAGGTCAGCGACCTGCTCGCTCACGTGCTGGTCATCGACCACGGCCGGATCATCGTCGATCAGGATGCTGAGAGCCTGCGCGGCTCGGCCACCACAGTGGTCGGTACCCGTGCCGCGGTCGAGGCCTTCGTCGCCGGCCGGGAAATCCTGCACCGCGACGGCATCGGTGGCCTGGCCTCCGTGACCGTCACCTCGCTCACACCCGAAGAGCGCCACACCGCGATCGACGCGGGCCTCGAACTGACCCCGGTGTCGCTACAACAGCTCGTTGTGCAGAAGACCCGCACGCCTCTCACCGAAATCGGAGACTGA
- the zapE gene encoding cell division protein ZapE has translation MLVSSLASIERAADAAGHTLDGHQVAAARRLAATTVGAYVHGPAGRGKTWLVGSHFDALPSDAKRRVHFHGFFGELHRAIFRHGHDTDAAIDELLGDLDVLYFDEFHVHDSGDAVLLTRLLGRVFSSGVRLLITSNYAPRGLLPNPVFHPMIEPAIALIEHNLEVIEVDGGRDYRHDADSRDRFARGAWLTGPLELPAPSESVVLTAAGHRFSARAVRGSQVWFAFAELCEAPTSVNDFVEWAERFDDWVVDGVPPLASASLGARARFGNLVDVLADRGHRLTVVALVDRNEFAADAGGLPDIGRTLSRLALLRQGSPG, from the coding sequence ATGCTCGTCAGCTCGCTCGCCTCGATCGAACGAGCCGCGGATGCCGCAGGCCACACGCTCGACGGCCATCAGGTTGCCGCTGCCCGCCGGCTCGCCGCGACCACAGTCGGCGCCTACGTGCACGGCCCCGCCGGGCGCGGCAAGACCTGGCTTGTGGGATCCCACTTCGATGCCCTGCCCTCTGACGCGAAACGCAGGGTTCACTTCCATGGCTTCTTCGGTGAGCTGCACCGCGCGATCTTCCGCCATGGACACGACACGGATGCCGCCATCGACGAGCTGCTCGGCGATCTCGACGTGCTGTACTTCGACGAATTCCATGTGCACGACTCTGGCGACGCCGTGCTGCTCACCCGCCTGCTGGGCCGCGTGTTCTCCAGTGGCGTGCGGCTGCTGATCACCTCGAACTACGCGCCGCGAGGCCTGTTGCCGAACCCGGTGTTCCATCCGATGATCGAACCGGCCATCGCACTGATCGAGCACAACCTCGAGGTGATCGAGGTCGATGGCGGCCGTGACTACCGGCACGACGCCGACAGCCGCGACCGGTTCGCTCGTGGTGCCTGGCTGACCGGCCCGCTCGAGTTGCCGGCGCCCAGCGAGAGTGTTGTCCTGACTGCGGCGGGGCACCGCTTCAGCGCCAGGGCGGTGCGGGGGAGCCAGGTGTGGTTCGCGTTCGCTGAGCTCTGCGAGGCGCCCACGTCGGTGAACGACTTCGTTGAGTGGGCGGAACGCTTCGACGACTGGGTGGTGGATGGCGTCCCGCCCCTGGCCTCGGCTTCGCTTGGCGCTCGCGCGCGATTCGGCAACCTGGTCGACGTGCTCGCCGATCGCGGCCACCGGCTCACCGTTGTCGCGTTGGTTGACCGCAACGAGTTTGCGGCCGATGCCGGGGGACTCCCCGACATCGGCCGCACTCTCAGCCGCCTCGCCCTGCTTCGCCAGGGCTCACCCGGCTAG
- a CDS encoding diacylglycerol kinase family protein — MASERISRIAVAINPNAAGGRGSAVGAAVVRALGGLGYQVTILQEADLADLEESARRVLGSVDALVVVGGDGMVHFAANLLAGTSVPLGIVPAGTGNDVARGLGIPINDTERAIDWITAALVAGPRRIDAGLVHRPDGSKHWFVGVLSAGFDALVNERANQLRWPKGPARYTLAMLLTLLRFRPIRYELGADGPPTVKSAMLVSVANGNFIGGGMHITPDARFDDGLFDVFVVAPMSKLELIRLFPRVFKGTHVGHRKVTISRARRVTIDAAGVVAYADGERISELPIDVELVPGALALLA, encoded by the coding sequence ATGGCGTCGGAGAGGATTTCGAGGATCGCCGTCGCCATCAACCCGAACGCCGCAGGCGGCCGGGGGAGTGCCGTCGGCGCTGCCGTCGTGCGCGCTTTGGGTGGCCTCGGCTATCAGGTGACCATCCTGCAGGAAGCCGATCTGGCAGATCTCGAGGAATCCGCGCGTCGCGTGCTCGGCTCCGTCGACGCCCTGGTCGTGGTCGGCGGTGACGGCATGGTGCACTTTGCGGCCAATCTGCTCGCCGGGACCAGTGTGCCGCTGGGCATCGTGCCCGCCGGAACCGGCAATGATGTTGCCCGCGGCCTCGGCATCCCAATCAATGACACCGAACGGGCCATTGACTGGATCACCGCCGCGCTCGTGGCCGGCCCACGGAGAATCGACGCCGGACTGGTGCACCGACCGGATGGCAGCAAGCACTGGTTCGTGGGCGTGCTCTCCGCCGGCTTTGACGCCCTGGTGAACGAGCGAGCGAACCAGCTGCGCTGGCCGAAGGGCCCGGCCAGGTACACGCTGGCCATGCTGCTCACCCTGCTGCGGTTCCGGCCGATCCGCTACGAATTGGGCGCCGACGGGCCGCCCACCGTAAAAAGCGCGATGCTCGTCTCGGTCGCGAACGGCAACTTCATCGGCGGTGGCATGCACATCACCCCGGATGCTCGCTTCGACGATGGCCTCTTCGACGTGTTCGTGGTCGCGCCGATGTCGAAACTCGAGCTGATCAGGCTGTTCCCTCGCGTTTTCAAGGGCACTCACGTCGGTCACCGCAAGGTCACCATCAGCCGCGCCCGGCGTGTCACGATCGACGCCGCGGGGGTTGTCGCCTACGCCGATGGGGAGCGGATAAGCGAGCTGCCGATCGACGTCGAGCTCGTTCCAGGGGCGCTCGCGCTGCTCGCCTGA
- a CDS encoding MBL fold metallo-hydrolase, whose translation MKLTKHEHACLVLEKDDQRLVIDPGEYTTPLLGIDNVVAIVITHQHPDHWSQNQLNTIRERNPEVKIFGPAGVAGAASDFPVSIVEAGDEVTAEPFTLRFFGGQHAVIHESIPVIDNVGVLVNEILYYAGDSFTVPPVPIDTLAVPAGAPWLKIAEVMDYVAEVKPKRAFPTHEMVLSTIGKRLSNTRIGSVTEMMGGEYFPLEPGETLEL comes from the coding sequence ATGAAGCTGACCAAGCACGAACACGCGTGTCTCGTTCTGGAGAAGGATGACCAGCGCCTGGTGATCGACCCCGGCGAGTACACGACTCCTCTTCTCGGTATCGACAATGTCGTGGCCATTGTCATCACTCATCAGCACCCGGATCACTGGTCCCAGAACCAGCTCAACACGATCCGCGAGCGCAACCCCGAGGTTAAGATCTTCGGACCCGCGGGAGTCGCGGGCGCGGCTTCCGACTTTCCGGTCAGCATCGTCGAGGCGGGCGACGAGGTCACGGCGGAACCATTCACCCTGCGCTTCTTCGGCGGCCAGCATGCGGTCATCCATGAGTCGATTCCGGTGATCGACAACGTCGGCGTGCTTGTCAACGAGATCCTGTACTACGCCGGGGACTCCTTCACCGTCCCGCCGGTGCCGATTGACACGCTCGCGGTTCCCGCCGGTGCCCCGTGGCTGAAGATCGCCGAGGTGATGGACTACGTCGCCGAGGTGAAGCCGAAGCGAGCCTTCCCCACCCACGAGATGGTGCTTTCGACCATCGGCAAGCGATTGTCGAACACCCGCATCGGCTCGGTCACCGAGATGATGGGCGGAGAGTACTTCCCGCTCGAGCCCGGCGAAACGCTCGAGCTCTAG
- a CDS encoding TetR/AcrR family transcriptional regulator — MRPRHNLDTVAEAALGIVDEHGSGALTLSAVAERLGIRTPSLYAHVTSLAALTTHVTARIYADLAGHLGSSAVGLSGGEAIRAFMREYRAFATQWPNRYRMLPAQPADNPAFSEPADQLLDTMMRTLRGFGLPDAELVHAARRVRTCADGFCLLEVNRGFGLDADLDESYEKIIDMVVASLEP; from the coding sequence ATGCGTCCGAGGCATAATCTCGACACGGTCGCCGAAGCCGCACTCGGCATCGTCGACGAGCACGGCTCGGGTGCGCTCACCCTGTCCGCGGTCGCCGAGCGGCTCGGCATCCGGACGCCGTCGCTGTACGCGCACGTGACCAGCCTCGCCGCGCTCACCACCCACGTGACCGCCCGCATCTACGCCGATCTGGCAGGGCACCTCGGCTCGTCCGCGGTGGGCCTCAGCGGCGGCGAGGCAATTCGCGCGTTCATGCGGGAGTATCGAGCGTTCGCCACCCAATGGCCGAACCGCTACCGGATGCTCCCGGCCCAGCCAGCGGACAACCCGGCCTTCTCGGAGCCAGCCGACCAATTGCTGGACACCATGATGCGCACCCTGCGCGGCTTCGGCCTGCCGGATGCCGAACTCGTGCATGCCGCCCGCCGGGTGCGCACCTGCGCAGACGGGTTCTGCCTGCTCGAGGTGAATCGCGGTTTCGGGCTGGACGCCGATCTCGACGAAAGCTACGAGAAGATCATCGACATGGTGGTGGCGAGCCTCGAGCCCTAG
- a CDS encoding alpha/beta fold hydrolase, protein MSTLTLPLQGGTLAYDDQGPAHAPLVVCVPGMGDRRQVFRFLTPLLVEAGFRVVTADPRGHGESTVGWPRYDRIAVGADTLDLLRHLGVPAVVVGHSAGATSALWAQAQAPELVSGVVLVGPFITPAKNEWVSNLALGIVGRSATLWAMFYRSLYPSARPADFDEYLAQLKRTLRQRGRMAAVRGYPRGNDEALSAAATSSGPAHIVIGAEDPDYPDPAAELEAGRQVLEQQGRRVGTTLVPDSGHYPHADSPRQTAAAIIPFLKEVLHASEA, encoded by the coding sequence ATGTCGACACTCACGCTTCCTCTCCAGGGAGGCACCCTGGCCTACGACGATCAAGGCCCAGCTCATGCACCATTGGTGGTCTGCGTGCCAGGCATGGGCGATCGCCGCCAGGTGTTCCGGTTCCTGACACCGTTGCTGGTTGAAGCGGGCTTCCGGGTGGTCACCGCCGACCCCCGCGGGCACGGCGAGTCCACGGTGGGCTGGCCGCGGTATGACCGGATCGCGGTCGGCGCGGACACCCTCGACCTGCTTCGCCACCTGGGTGTGCCAGCGGTCGTTGTCGGGCACTCGGCGGGGGCGACCTCCGCCCTGTGGGCGCAGGCACAGGCGCCCGAACTCGTGTCCGGCGTCGTCCTGGTCGGCCCGTTCATCACTCCTGCCAAGAACGAGTGGGTGTCCAACCTCGCGCTCGGTATTGTCGGTCGCAGCGCCACGCTCTGGGCGATGTTCTACCGGTCGTTGTATCCGTCCGCTCGCCCCGCCGACTTCGACGAGTACCTCGCGCAGCTGAAGCGCACTCTGCGGCAGCGGGGGCGGATGGCCGCTGTGCGCGGTTACCCGCGCGGCAATGACGAGGCACTCAGCGCTGCCGCGACATCCAGTGGACCTGCCCACATCGTCATCGGAGCCGAGGATCCGGACTACCCCGACCCGGCCGCCGAACTCGAGGCCGGTCGCCAGGTGCTCGAGCAGCAGGGCCGGCGGGTCGGGACGACCCTGGTGCCCGACTCCGGGCACTACCCGCACGCCGACTCTCCGCGGCAGACCGCGGCGGCGATCATCCCATTCCTGAAGGAGGTCCTGCATGCGTCCGAGGCATAA
- a CDS encoding sugar O-acetyltransferase yields MPDYFADDPRTNRERMLAGDLYIADDPVAMEESRRGMQLAKRYSDVFLDDPANAKEILKEMLGSVGENVYIRGPIYVDYGKYISIGDGTFINFNFTALDVAPITIGRDCQFGPNVQLLTPTHPLDPQPRRDKLEAAKPIVIEDNVWLGGAVTVLPGVRIGENSVIGAGSVVTKDVPANSVAVGNPARVIRSI; encoded by the coding sequence ATGCCTGATTACTTCGCCGATGACCCCCGCACCAACCGCGAGCGGATGCTCGCCGGCGACCTCTATATCGCCGACGACCCGGTGGCGATGGAGGAGAGTCGTCGCGGGATGCAGCTGGCCAAGCGGTATTCCGACGTGTTCCTCGACGACCCGGCGAACGCCAAGGAAATCCTCAAGGAGATGCTCGGCTCAGTCGGCGAGAACGTCTACATCCGCGGTCCGATCTACGTCGACTACGGCAAATACATCTCGATCGGCGACGGCACCTTCATCAACTTCAACTTCACGGCACTCGACGTGGCGCCCATCACGATCGGACGCGACTGCCAGTTCGGCCCCAACGTGCAGCTGCTCACCCCAACGCATCCGCTCGACCCGCAGCCGCGACGCGACAAGCTCGAAGCGGCGAAGCCGATCGTCATCGAGGACAACGTCTGGCTCGGCGGTGCGGTGACGGTGCTTCCCGGCGTCCGCATCGGCGAGAACAGTGTCATCGGGGCTGGCTCGGTCGTCACCAAGGACGTGCCGGCGAACAGCGTCGCGGTCGGAAACCCGGCCCGCGTCATCCGCTCGATCTAG
- a CDS encoding VOC family protein has product MAIQRMDHVSLVVGDIDAAIAFFLELGMDVEGTAPVEGSWVDRVNGIDEVRVQITMMRTPDGNGRIELTKFRSPDVIRAEPAPAPPNTLGLRSIMFAVDDLDDTVARLRGHEAELIGTVEQYEDAYRLCYVRGPEGIIIALAEPLPHSG; this is encoded by the coding sequence GTGGCGATTCAGAGAATGGACCACGTCAGCCTCGTTGTCGGGGACATTGACGCTGCGATCGCGTTCTTCCTCGAGCTGGGAATGGATGTCGAGGGCACCGCGCCCGTCGAGGGTTCCTGGGTGGATCGAGTCAACGGGATCGACGAAGTCCGGGTGCAAATCACCATGATGCGGACCCCGGATGGCAATGGCCGGATAGAACTGACGAAGTTCCGGTCACCGGATGTGATCCGCGCGGAACCCGCGCCGGCACCGCCGAACACGCTGGGTCTTCGCAGCATCATGTTCGCAGTCGACGACCTCGACGACACGGTAGCCCGGCTCCGCGGCCACGAAGCCGAACTCATTGGCACAGTGGAACAGTACGAAGACGCCTACCGGCTCTGTTACGTGCGCGGTCCCGAAGGGATCATCATCGCGCTGGCCGAACCGCTTCCCCACAGCGGATGA
- a CDS encoding dihydrofolate reductase family protein, which yields MASFTVDFFSSLDGNGSASGWPGYWGKEGPELREDRVRTFAQDQVLVFGATTFREFRKFVVEYDEPYYDSLNALPKIVFSSTLEEPLGWENSTVLREDAVTAIERLKRETDVPMRSHGSISLNRALLAAGLVDRLEVMLFPAITGRAGYASLFRDGPEFDLELVESTVLDGRTQKLVYVPHLHEGIPEGVGPQRRSG from the coding sequence ATGGCGTCCTTCACGGTCGACTTCTTCAGCAGTCTTGATGGCAACGGCTCGGCGAGCGGCTGGCCCGGCTATTGGGGCAAGGAAGGTCCGGAGCTTCGCGAGGATCGGGTGCGAACCTTCGCCCAGGATCAGGTGCTCGTTTTCGGCGCCACGACGTTCCGGGAGTTCCGGAAATTCGTGGTCGAGTACGACGAGCCCTACTACGACAGCCTGAACGCCTTGCCGAAGATCGTGTTCTCGAGCACGCTCGAAGAGCCGCTCGGGTGGGAGAACTCGACAGTCCTGCGCGAAGACGCGGTTACTGCGATTGAACGGCTCAAGCGCGAGACCGATGTTCCGATGCGCTCGCACGGCAGCATCTCCCTGAATCGCGCCCTCCTCGCCGCCGGGCTCGTCGACCGACTCGAGGTGATGTTATTCCCGGCTATCACGGGACGGGCAGGTTACGCGTCCCTGTTCCGCGATGGACCTGAATTCGACCTCGAGCTCGTCGAGTCGACGGTGCTCGACGGTCGCACGCAGAAGCTCGTGTACGTCCCGCATCTGCATGAAGGCATCCCCGAGGGTGTCGGGCCGCAGCGACGAAGCGGATAG
- a CDS encoding NAD(P)/FAD-dependent oxidoreductase produces the protein MDEYDVVVIGAGPAGLSAALNLVRARRRTLVLDSNRPRHSATLVSHGFLTRDNTPPSELRRLGREEYLAYPEAEHQLARVESVTALEEPATEHPYQTDTHTTGAPGLFEVHAKGINGQPDRVVQSKTVLLATGLKETLPQLPSIRSFYGMGLFSCVACDGYEYSDRPIALIGEESDIAWRALLIAQWSDHLTVFTNGAATITEGQEKLLTERGVRIDRRKIEDVEGDRAGVSGIRLTDGDVVPVVGGFVRPRWDAHLEFVKTLGLDVDGWGLVSIDRDGRTSHPGVYAAGDITSPGPQQLIVAAGAGGRVAATINRDLIGVPTAHRR, from the coding sequence ATGGACGAGTACGACGTCGTCGTCATCGGGGCGGGGCCGGCCGGGCTCTCGGCCGCGCTGAACCTCGTGCGTGCCCGCCGGCGCACGCTCGTGCTGGACTCGAACCGTCCGCGGCACTCGGCGACGCTGGTTTCGCACGGCTTCCTCACCCGCGACAACACGCCGCCGTCGGAACTGCGCCGGCTCGGCCGCGAGGAGTATTTGGCCTACCCCGAGGCCGAGCACCAGCTCGCCCGGGTGGAGTCGGTCACCGCGCTCGAGGAGCCGGCCACCGAGCATCCGTACCAGACCGACACCCACACCACCGGGGCGCCTGGCCTGTTCGAGGTGCACGCCAAGGGCATCAACGGTCAGCCGGACCGCGTCGTGCAGTCGAAGACCGTGCTGCTGGCGACCGGGCTGAAAGAGACCCTGCCGCAGCTGCCGAGCATCCGCTCCTTCTACGGCATGGGGCTGTTCAGCTGCGTCGCCTGCGACGGTTACGAGTACAGCGACCGGCCGATCGCGCTGATCGGCGAGGAAAGCGACATCGCCTGGCGAGCCCTGCTGATCGCCCAGTGGAGCGACCATCTCACCGTGTTCACCAACGGTGCCGCGACCATCACCGAGGGGCAGGAGAAGCTGCTCACCGAGCGCGGCGTGCGCATCGACCGACGCAAGATCGAGGACGTCGAGGGCGACCGGGCTGGAGTCAGCGGCATCCGCCTCACCGATGGTGACGTGGTGCCGGTGGTCGGCGGGTTCGTGCGACCGCGGTGGGATGCGCACCTCGAGTTCGTGAAGACGCTGGGCCTTGACGTCGATGGTTGGGGACTGGTCAGCATCGATCGGGATGGGCGCACGAGCCACCCCGGCGTGTATGCCGCGGGCGATATCACCTCGCCCGGTCCGCAGCAGCTGATTGTTGCTGCCGGTGCCGGAGGCCGGGTGGCGGCCACGATCAACCGCGATCTCATCGGAGTTCCCACCGCACATCGGCGGTAG